From Oscillatoria sp. FACHB-1407, a single genomic window includes:
- a CDS encoding murein hydrolase activator EnvC family protein, giving the protein MAKQNLRHSFDYFWCGCHHFSSTITFGGAVKAAIATLATVTLTTVLLGFAFTPLYTQPAYSLPLGSPPYLAQSSASVERLRQQQQQIEQRRNQINREQDRLENLEESAQDRLEGLEDNIQTTASQIRVNENELKLANERLQKLQAELAVAEKTYQERQFATVARLRFLQRQQSSRGWAVLLRSQNLNDFLDRRRQLTLVYAADRTILAELKAEADDLNLRRRTIERQKNEIALITQQLQAQKSEYEAQAETQEALINRLKADRQALEEAETQLEKDSANITVLIRQRIAAAARNGIVIRGTGQFSIPINGRLTSNFGYRVHPILGYRRFHAGIDFGAGYGTVIRAADSGTVIFAGWYGGYGRSVIIDHGNNLTTLYAHASELYVSEGQAVQRGQAIAAVGSTGLSTGPHLHFEVRENGTPVNPLNYL; this is encoded by the coding sequence GTGGCTAAACAAAATCTCCGGCATAGTTTTGATTATTTTTGGTGTGGTTGCCATCACTTCTCTTCCACTATCACCTTTGGTGGAGCAGTAAAGGCAGCGATCGCCACGTTAGCTACTGTCACGTTAACGACTGTCCTGCTAGGGTTTGCTTTCACTCCCCTTTACACCCAGCCCGCTTACTCCCTTCCTTTGGGAAGCCCTCCCTATCTGGCTCAAAGCTCCGCTTCCGTTGAGCGACTGCGACAACAGCAACAACAAATCGAACAGCGGCGAAATCAAATCAATCGCGAACAAGACCGCCTGGAAAACCTGGAAGAGTCAGCCCAAGATCGACTGGAAGGCTTAGAGGACAACATTCAAACGACTGCCTCTCAGATTCGCGTCAATGAGAATGAACTGAAGCTTGCCAATGAACGCCTCCAAAAACTACAGGCTGAGTTAGCCGTTGCTGAGAAGACCTATCAAGAGCGGCAGTTTGCGACGGTAGCCCGCCTGCGGTTTCTGCAACGACAACAGAGTAGCCGGGGTTGGGCCGTGCTGCTCAGAAGCCAAAACCTCAACGATTTTCTCGATCGCCGCCGCCAATTAACCCTGGTCTACGCGGCAGATCGGACAATCTTGGCAGAACTTAAAGCCGAAGCGGACGATCTGAATCTTCGTCGCCGCACAATTGAGCGACAGAAAAATGAAATTGCTCTGATTACCCAGCAGTTGCAAGCCCAAAAGTCAGAATATGAGGCGCAGGCAGAAACGCAGGAAGCCTTGATTAATCGCCTCAAAGCCGATCGTCAGGCTCTCGAAGAGGCGGAAACCCAACTGGAAAAAGACTCTGCTAATATTACCGTCTTGATCCGACAGCGGATTGCTGCCGCTGCCCGCAATGGCATCGTGATTCGCGGAACTGGGCAATTTAGCATTCCCATCAACGGTCGGCTTACCAGCAACTTTGGCTATCGGGTTCACCCCATCCTGGGCTACCGCCGCTTTCATGCAGGGATTGACTTTGGTGCAGGCTACGGCACGGTGATTCGAGCCGCCGACTCCGGTACCGTCATCTTTGCCGGATGGTATGGCGGTTATGGCAGGTCAGTCATTATCGACCACGGCAACAACCTCACCACCCTCTATGCTCACGCCAGCGAACTCTACGTCTCAGAAGGGCAAGCCGTGCAACGAGGACAGGCGATCGCCGCTGTTGGCTCTACCGGACTCTCGACCGGACCTCACCTGCACTTTGAAGTGCGAGAAAACGGTACACCCGTCAATCCACTGAATTATCTGTAA
- a CDS encoding LysE/ArgO family amino acid transporter — protein sequence MDIALFGRGLLVGLAIAAPVGPIGVLCIQRTLQYGQRIGLSTGLGAATADAIYGVIAGFGLTFISGILIGHAIWFRFIGGAFLLYLGIMTIRSAPAHQAASKKGYGLWGAYFSTVVLTITNPATILSFAAVFAGLGLASTEGDYWAASILVLGVFSGSALWWLLLTGGISLFRKRFKLDGLQWLNKISGIVLIIFGVVAITSLPLSPLVEQ from the coding sequence ATGGACATTGCGTTATTTGGTCGAGGCTTGCTGGTGGGCTTAGCGATCGCTGCCCCAGTTGGACCGATTGGTGTGCTTTGCATTCAGCGCACTCTACAGTACGGTCAACGGATTGGATTAAGTACGGGTTTGGGAGCAGCCACAGCTGACGCTATATATGGTGTAATTGCCGGGTTTGGATTAACATTCATTTCTGGTATCCTGATTGGTCATGCGATCTGGTTTCGTTTCATCGGGGGAGCATTTCTGCTTTACCTCGGCATTATGACAATCCGATCTGCACCCGCTCATCAGGCGGCATCTAAAAAAGGATATGGGCTTTGGGGTGCTTACTTCTCAACTGTGGTGTTAACCATCACCAATCCAGCCACAATTTTATCGTTTGCGGCAGTATTTGCCGGGTTGGGGTTAGCCAGCACAGAAGGAGACTACTGGGCAGCGAGTATTTTAGTTTTGGGTGTGTTTAGCGGATCGGCGTTATGGTGGTTGCTGCTCACGGGTGGGATTAGTTTGTTTCGCAAAAGGTTTAAACTTGACGGTTTACAGTGGCTAAACAAAATCTCCGGCATAGTTTTGATTATTTTTGGTGTGGTTGCCATCACTTCTCTTCCACTATCACCTTTGGTGGAGCAGTAA
- a CDS encoding DUF5357 family protein: protein MKEVIDFITKYLKEVKPFSGQTFILLSLFSWLMSLLVDSEFVRDFLSWFGWLFLTIGIDWVLAGVKQNILGIDVYPGPWIAGALACSFLFYGWSDVSLAAISWPIVSALIATIPKFLKKGLEVVNPTIDGKKFAVDRQEIVLLLFFSAILSCWIQFFFLLQNWLQEYPSLMADEFTRSAFVVKVASSTQNSRGVMFLNLAETALRERLEPAPWGEVERWLFETDIEIPRLEEEVRRRIPRAEEDRLWNLEGEVSAGNPGYALTLRAFWLGPSSRPDGYYAQKVCSITERPNRVTTTAPGQAPTVIPAATATQVVCEQAVDLNWITPTPVIPPNAE from the coding sequence GTGAAAGAAGTCATTGACTTTATTACTAAATACCTCAAAGAAGTCAAACCCTTTTCAGGGCAGACGTTTATTCTGTTGAGTCTGTTTTCCTGGTTGATGTCTTTGTTGGTTGATAGTGAATTTGTTCGAGACTTTTTATCCTGGTTTGGTTGGCTATTTTTAACGATTGGAATTGATTGGGTTTTAGCCGGAGTCAAACAAAACATTTTAGGCATTGATGTTTATCCGGGCCCCTGGATCGCAGGAGCATTAGCCTGTAGCTTTTTGTTTTACGGATGGAGTGATGTTTCGTTAGCTGCGATCAGTTGGCCGATTGTTTCAGCCTTGATAGCGACCATTCCTAAATTTTTGAAGAAAGGGTTAGAGGTCGTTAATCCTACGATTGATGGCAAAAAGTTTGCGGTCGATCGCCAGGAAATTGTGTTGCTGTTGTTTTTTAGTGCGATTTTAAGTTGCTGGATACAGTTCTTTTTTCTGCTTCAAAACTGGCTCCAGGAATATCCCAGTTTGATGGCAGATGAATTCACTCGTAGTGCGTTTGTCGTCAAGGTTGCCTCATCGACTCAAAACTCACGAGGCGTGATGTTTCTTAATTTAGCGGAAACCGCTTTGCGAGAGCGTCTTGAACCCGCCCCGTGGGGAGAAGTTGAGCGTTGGCTGTTTGAAACTGATATCGAAATTCCTCGTTTGGAGGAAGAGGTCAGACGGCGAATTCCCAGGGCGGAGGAAGATCGTCTGTGGAATTTGGAAGGGGAAGTGTCAGCGGGCAATCCTGGCTACGCTCTGACGCTAAGAGCTTTCTGGCTTGGACCCAGTTCTCGACCGGATGGCTATTACGCTCAAAAGGTATGTTCCATCACAGAACGCCCTAACCGAGTCACGACAACGGCTCCCGGACAAGCCCCAACCGTGATTCCGGCGGCAACAGCGACTCAAGTGGTGTGTGAACAGGCGGTTGATTTGAATTGGATAACACCAACACCTGTCATTCCCCCTAATGCCGAGTAG
- the fraC gene encoding filament integrity protein FraC, with translation MFVSVLPLKMIVFQSLLLLMAIAIEAYVLRYRLSLTQKRSVHYATSINFLSTTVGWLLFLIIQPLIPPGLKLQLIDCIFFDHWQQGFILWVMLSAPVTFFVSFFVKLFGLTYLQFFLGDIKPPETDAQKAKSTKFGANRRTSRSMISPGLGNAILAANALSYSAVSLILIIRLVTQGSLDLEIQ, from the coding sequence ATGTTTGTCTCGGTTCTGCCGTTAAAGATGATAGTGTTTCAAAGCTTGTTGCTGTTAATGGCGATCGCCATTGAAGCATATGTTTTGCGCTATCGTCTTAGCCTCACCCAAAAGCGAAGTGTTCATTACGCCACATCGATTAATTTTTTGTCTACGACGGTTGGTTGGTTGTTATTTCTGATTATTCAACCGCTGATTCCTCCTGGTCTTAAACTACAACTCATCGATTGCATTTTTTTTGACCACTGGCAACAAGGATTTATTCTTTGGGTGATGTTGTCAGCTCCAGTGACTTTTTTTGTCAGTTTTTTTGTCAAGTTATTTGGATTGACCTATTTGCAATTTTTTCTGGGGGATATCAAACCTCCTGAAACTGATGCTCAAAAAGCTAAATCAACTAAATTTGGAGCAAATCGGCGCACTTCTAGAAGTATGATTTCTCCAGGATTAGGCAACGCTATTTTAGCCGCCAATGCCTTAAGCTATAGTGCGGTTTCTTTAATTTTGATCATTCGATTAGTCACGCAAGGCAGTCTAGATCTAGAAATTCAGTGA
- a CDS encoding Lrp/AsnC family transcriptional regulator: MELNEIDFKVIQHLMTQGRMTWSELASILELSAPATADRVRRLEERNVIQGYAALVNPEAIALHLTAFIAVTLERPEHRDAFLERVQTLAEIQECHHVTGEDDYLLKVRCRHTKDLERLISEQLKSLPGILKTRTTIALSTVKETPVLPLYKRGE, encoded by the coding sequence ATGGAACTGAACGAGATTGATTTCAAGGTGATTCAACACCTGATGACTCAGGGACGAATGACCTGGTCTGAACTGGCAAGCATTTTGGAGTTATCGGCTCCTGCAACTGCCGATCGCGTTCGTCGGTTAGAGGAACGCAACGTTATTCAGGGATATGCGGCTCTGGTGAACCCGGAGGCGATCGCGCTTCATCTGACGGCATTTATCGCCGTGACCTTAGAGCGTCCTGAACATCGAGATGCTTTTCTAGAACGGGTGCAAACCCTGGCAGAGATTCAAGAGTGTCATCACGTCACAGGTGAGGACGACTATCTCTTAAAGGTGCGGTGTCGTCATACCAAAGACCTGGAGCGGTTGATCAGTGAGCAGCTAAAGTCATTGCCCGGAATTCTCAAAACCCGTACGACGATCGCTCTGTCAACGGTGAAAGAGACTCCGGTATTGCCACTTTATAAGCGTGGGGAGTAG
- a CDS encoding glutamine amidotransferase, whose protein sequence is MKNILVIVHQATSDPGLVGQLLRSHGYTLDIRCPNLGHDLPTTMNHHEAAVVFGGPMSANDSETLPFIRTELDWIETALESGKPYLGICLGAQLLARVLGATVSPHPEGMTEIGYFPIQPTPAGQPLFSTPMQVYHWHREGFELPSGSVLLATGDTFANQAFRFGKNAYGVQFHPEMTHEIMERWLENAPECLILPGAQPRDKHLQGYQLYAANLRRWLENFLQHWLEMEQQRDYPDDALVA, encoded by the coding sequence GTGAAAAACATCCTGGTCATTGTCCACCAAGCTACCTCTGATCCGGGTTTGGTGGGTCAGTTGTTGCGATCGCACGGCTACACCCTCGACATTCGCTGTCCCAACCTGGGGCACGACCTGCCAACAACCATGAACCATCACGAAGCAGCAGTGGTGTTTGGTGGACCGATGAGTGCCAACGACAGCGAAACCTTACCCTTCATTCGCACCGAGTTGGACTGGATTGAAACCGCTTTGGAATCGGGCAAACCCTACCTCGGCATTTGCCTGGGGGCGCAATTGCTAGCCCGGGTCTTGGGAGCGACGGTATCTCCCCACCCCGAGGGTATGACTGAGATTGGCTATTTTCCAATTCAACCCACACCAGCAGGGCAACCCCTTTTCTCGACACCCATGCAGGTCTATCACTGGCATCGGGAGGGCTTTGAGCTACCCTCTGGCTCAGTGCTCCTGGCAACAGGCGATACCTTTGCAAATCAGGCATTTCGCTTTGGCAAGAATGCTTATGGGGTACAGTTTCACCCAGAAATGACTCACGAAATTATGGAACGGTGGCTCGAGAATGCTCCTGAATGCCTGATTCTACCGGGTGCCCAACCCCGCGACAAACACCTGCAAGGCTATCAGCTATATGCTGCCAATCTGCGACGCTGGTTAGAAAACTTTTTGCAGCATTGGCTTGAGATGGAGCAACAGCGTGATTACCCCGACGATGCACTGGTCGCCTGA
- a CDS encoding cob(I)yrinic acid a,c-diamide adenosyltransferase, translated as MAFLKINADLNYATFIHHLRAMTRTGVGIRTAQTRSDRLIGQIHVYDGAGKGKSQAALGVVLRSIGLGIRTSWQTRVLLLRFLKGPGRTYDEDAAIEALQRGFPHLIDQVRTGRAEYFGTEDITRFDRLEAQRGWDVAKGAIASGLYSVVVLDEINPVLDLGLLSVEDVIKTLKNKPEDLEIIATGRGAPQPLLDIADLHSEMKAHHHANAALHGIDGIEIYTGSGKGKSTSALGKALQAIGKGISQDKSHRVLIMQWLKGGSGYTEDAAIAALHQSYPNLVDHQRCGRDAIVWRGQQQELDYVEAERGWEIARAAIASGLYKTIILDELNPTVDLELLPQEPIIQALLRKPRDTEVIITGRCKNPPAYFDLASVHSEVFCHKHYAEKGVDLKRGVDF; from the coding sequence ATGGCTTTCCTCAAGATCAACGCTGACCTCAATTACGCAACGTTTATTCATCATCTTAGAGCCATGACACGAACCGGAGTCGGTATTCGCACAGCCCAAACCCGCAGCGATCGCCTGATTGGTCAAATTCATGTGTATGACGGTGCCGGAAAAGGCAAGTCACAGGCAGCGTTGGGGGTCGTCTTGCGATCGATTGGGTTGGGCATTCGCACCTCCTGGCAAACGCGAGTGTTACTGTTGCGATTTCTCAAGGGACCGGGGCGCACCTACGACGAAGATGCTGCGATTGAAGCTCTACAACGTGGGTTTCCGCACCTGATCGACCAGGTGCGTACAGGCAGAGCCGAATATTTCGGCACAGAGGACATCACTCGCTTCGATCGCCTGGAAGCCCAACGGGGATGGGATGTGGCAAAGGGGGCGATCGCTTCTGGGTTATATTCGGTCGTGGTGCTCGATGAGATCAATCCCGTACTCGATCTGGGTTTGTTGTCGGTTGAGGATGTGATCAAAACCCTCAAAAATAAACCTGAAGACTTGGAAATCATCGCCACCGGACGGGGCGCACCCCAACCCCTGCTTGACATTGCCGACCTGCACTCTGAGATGAAGGCGCACCATCACGCCAATGCGGCTCTGCATGGCATAGACGGCATTGAGATCTACACTGGGTCGGGTAAAGGCAAATCCACCAGTGCGTTGGGCAAAGCGTTGCAAGCGATCGGCAAAGGCATCAGCCAGGACAAATCTCATCGAGTGCTGATCATGCAGTGGCTCAAAGGTGGCTCAGGCTACACCGAAGATGCAGCGATCGCCGCATTGCATCAGAGTTACCCCAATCTGGTTGACCATCAACGTTGTGGACGAGACGCGATTGTCTGGCGCGGACAACAACAGGAACTCGATTACGTTGAGGCAGAACGCGGTTGGGAAATCGCACGAGCGGCGATCGCCTCTGGGCTTTACAAAACCATCATTTTGGACGAACTCAATCCCACAGTTGATCTAGAGCTATTGCCCCAGGAACCGATCATCCAGGCACTCCTCCGCAAACCTCGCGACACCGAGGTCATCATCACCGGACGCTGCAAAAACCCGCCCGCTTACTTTGACCTGGCAAGCGTTCACTCCGAAGTCTTCTGCCACAAACACTACGCCGAGAAAGGCGTTGATTTGAAGCGAGGTGTCGATTTTTAA